One window of Dermochelys coriacea isolate rDerCor1 chromosome 22, rDerCor1.pri.v4, whole genome shotgun sequence genomic DNA carries:
- the LOC119846750 gene encoding transmembrane protein 45B-like yields the protein MSSFKGNALRGTFFLVFGLGWSVKYPLKYLSRTLNPDSQASRWIQKLDILEGAAKAFLALAGMLAEQFVPDGPHMGLYSRETHSWEKLTNWQYTTMYLFYGLSGVVDVLSYSPLKLSLGLDRLLLSVAMFTEGFLFCFRDYNNTALDQHLHSLLLIAIFGGALCALMEVFLRDHTILEFFRTSFFIVQGSWFWQIGFVLSPPWGGPGWDQTDHGNFKFLTMCFFWHYAAALLVTAANSVFSSWYRKACQANFGNIDVELDCGFCLRKTNQSPEPVLLPEDGLDEK from the exons ATGTCAAGCTTCAAAGGCAATGCCCTTAGGGGCACTTTCTTCCTGGTCTTTGGGCTCGGGTGGTCTGTGAAATACCCACTAAAATACCTAAGCCGGACGCTGAATCCAGACAGTCAGGCAAGTCGCTGGATCCAGAAACTAGATATCCTCGAAGGGGCAGCCAAAGCTTTCCTTGCTCTAGCAG GGATGCTGGCTGAGCAGTTCGTCCCCGACGGCCCCCACATGGGTCTCTACAGTAGAGAGACCCACAGTTGGGAGAAGCTGACTAACTGGCAGTACACGACCATGTACCTCTTTTATGGCCTCTCGGGCGTTGTGGATGTTCTCTCCTATTCCCCGCTCAAGctgtctctgggactggatcgcCTCTTGCTGTCTGTGGCTATGTTTACTGAAG GTTTCCTGTTCTGTTTCCGTGACTACAATAATACTGCTCTGGATCAGCACCTCCACTCCTTGCTGCTCATCGCTATATTTGGTGGAGCCCTTTGCGCCCTGATGGAAGTGTTCCTGCGGGATCACACCATCCTGGAGTTCTTCAGAACCAGTTTCTTCATTGTCCAGGGATCCTGGTTCTGGCAG ATTGGGTTTGTGTTGTCCCCACCGTGGGGAGGGCCAGGCTGGGACCAGACCGACCATGGAAACTTCAAGTTCCTCACTATGTGCTTCTTCTGGCATTACGCAGCTGCTCTTCTGGTCACAGCAGCCaactctgttttttcttcttg gtaCAGAAAGGCATGTCAGGCAAACTTTGGAAATATCGATGTCGAACTCGACTGTGGGTTTTGTTTACGGAAAACCAACCAAAGCCCTGAACCCGTCCTCCTCCCAGAGGATGGGTTGGATGAAAAGTGA